One genomic region from bacterium encodes:
- a CDS encoding M2 family metallopeptidase encodes MKVYLMLPLFFALLLPGCNGRNTRAARRFIEEHVAKVAPVARAANLAYWEAATSGKAKAYDRYAELELQKRQIYSNPEEFAFVKKMKEQGGLNDPVLAREIELLYLSYLPNQMEPELLREITTLSAEVEKKFSTFRGKAGKQRLSGNEIESILKTEKRPALRQAAWMASKQVGAAVAADLLRLVRLRNKAAQKLGFKNFHALSLAAGEQDQKELDRIFEELYDLTNAPFFALKQQLDSELARRFRIRIEDLQPWHYQDPFFQESPMLEAVDLDGFYAGKDVKELAAQFYRSIGLPIDSILVRSDLYEREGKNPHAFCTDIDRAGDVRILCNLTDSERWMETMLHEAGHGVYSYYMDRSLPWLLRQEAHAFTTEAIANFFGRLSRNPWWMEQMLSLKPAQRQELDQVSARYARLKQLIFSRWAMVMYEFEKALYADPDQNLNALWWTLVEKYQGIKKPAGRDEPDWAAKIHFTIAPCYYHNYVLGELLASQLQACLVKSFWPERSEANPSYVGSLQAGAWLRSRIFAPGSLYPWNEMIKRATGEPLTARYFVEQFVN; translated from the coding sequence GTGAAAGTCTATCTGATGCTGCCTTTGTTTTTCGCCCTCCTTTTGCCCGGCTGTAATGGCCGCAACACCCGAGCTGCACGACGATTCATCGAAGAACATGTCGCCAAGGTTGCCCCGGTTGCCCGGGCGGCCAACCTCGCCTATTGGGAGGCGGCCACCTCCGGCAAAGCCAAGGCCTATGATCGCTACGCCGAACTGGAGCTGCAGAAGCGCCAGATCTACAGCAATCCCGAAGAGTTTGCCTTCGTCAAAAAGATGAAGGAGCAAGGCGGCTTGAACGATCCGGTCCTGGCCCGGGAGATCGAGCTGCTTTACCTGAGCTATCTGCCCAACCAGATGGAGCCGGAGCTGCTGCGCGAGATCACAACTCTGAGCGCCGAGGTGGAGAAAAAATTTAGCACCTTTCGCGGCAAAGCCGGCAAACAGCGGCTTTCAGGCAATGAAATCGAATCGATTCTGAAAACGGAAAAACGTCCAGCGCTGCGTCAGGCGGCCTGGATGGCGAGCAAGCAGGTTGGAGCCGCTGTGGCTGCAGATCTACTGCGGCTGGTCCGCCTGCGCAACAAGGCGGCGCAGAAGCTGGGCTTCAAGAATTTCCATGCCCTTTCACTGGCGGCGGGCGAACAGGATCAGAAGGAGCTGGACCGGATTTTCGAGGAGCTCTACGATCTAACCAATGCCCCGTTCTTCGCGCTCAAGCAGCAGCTCGACAGCGAGCTGGCGCGGCGCTTTCGTATTCGTATCGAGGATTTGCAGCCGTGGCATTATCAGGATCCCTTCTTTCAGGAATCGCCCATGCTCGAGGCGGTAGACCTCGACGGTTTTTATGCCGGCAAGGATGTCAAGGAGTTGGCGGCGCAATTTTATCGGAGTATCGGCCTGCCGATCGATTCCATCCTGGTGCGCAGCGATCTCTATGAACGCGAGGGTAAAAATCCACACGCCTTTTGCACCGACATTGACCGCGCCGGGGATGTTCGCATCCTTTGCAACCTCACCGACAGCGAGCGTTGGATGGAGACCATGCTACATGAGGCGGGGCATGGGGTCTACAGTTATTACATGGACCGTTCGCTGCCCTGGCTCTTGCGCCAGGAAGCGCACGCTTTCACCACCGAGGCGATTGCCAACTTTTTCGGTCGTCTCAGTCGCAATCCCTGGTGGATGGAACAGATGCTCAGCCTCAAGCCGGCCCAGCGGCAGGAGCTGGACCAGGTGAGCGCCCGCTATGCGCGGCTCAAGCAGTTGATTTTTTCGCGCTGGGCGATGGTGATGTATGAGTTCGAGAAGGCGCTCTACGCCGATCCCGACCAGAATCTGAACGCACTGTGGTGGACGCTGGTGGAGAAATACCAGGGGATCAAGAAGCCGGCGGGCCGTGACGAGCCCGACTGGGCGGCCAAGATCCACTTCACCATTGCACCCTGTTATTATCATAATTACGTTCTGGGCGAATTGCTGGCCTCGCAGTTGCAGGCCTGCCTGGTCAAGTCGTTTTGGCCGGAGCGTTCCGAGGCGAACCCCAGCTATGTCGGTTCGCTTCAGGCCGGCGCCTGGCTGCGGTCGCGGATCTTCGCCCCTGGATCGCTCTATCCCTGGAACGAGATGATCAAACGCGCCACCGGAGAGCCGCTGACGGCACGCTATTTCGTTGAGCAGTTTGTCAACTGA
- a CDS encoding DUF4921 family protein: MNNHNGAMIRSMPDGTEKQYNPFTGTEVWHIPGRKNRPIFTGIPETAQPIKGDHRDACNFCPARYLMTPPEKSRMVLQDGQWVTQSRLSAVDVVKESAEFRRIPNLFEIVSINYWKKNFQYHLNEKNRAWKESYLAIPEGKRHVLDIVNLKLKYSGLSDAEIAEVSEDQKVEMADAFFGGGHELIVPRRHYIDGAEYDSQLASSGELSSEEHYQYFRFTIEAMNEVYADNRYCRYVAVYQNWRKEAGASFDHLHTQIVGLDEWGVSLERELKLMVTNRNMYNEYAANFAALNNNVICENDYAMAFVDLGHRYPTIAIYSKSVNCRPREHTPEELRGVSDLVHAIHAATGSQISCNEEWYYMPNDSITPIPWHILIKWRVNIPAGFEGGTKIYVNPMSLSELRDKLVPRLFELRGQGRLGWLKIAEECPVKPNSLKYYQRTVE, encoded by the coding sequence ATGAACAACCACAATGGTGCCATGATCCGTTCGATGCCGGACGGAACCGAGAAGCAGTACAATCCCTTCACAGGCACGGAGGTATGGCATATACCCGGACGCAAGAACCGGCCGATTTTCACCGGCATACCCGAGACGGCGCAGCCGATTAAAGGGGATCACCGGGATGCCTGCAATTTTTGCCCAGCGCGCTATTTGATGACCCCGCCGGAAAAGTCGCGGATGGTTCTGCAGGACGGGCAATGGGTGACGCAATCCCGGCTCAGTGCCGTCGATGTAGTGAAGGAGAGCGCGGAGTTCCGCCGCATCCCCAATCTTTTCGAGATCGTCTCCATCAATTACTGGAAGAAGAATTTCCAGTATCATCTCAACGAGAAAAACCGCGCCTGGAAAGAGAGCTATCTGGCCATCCCCGAAGGGAAGCGGCATGTCCTGGACATCGTCAATCTCAAGCTCAAGTACTCCGGATTGAGCGATGCGGAAATTGCCGAGGTTTCCGAGGATCAAAAAGTCGAAATGGCGGATGCGTTTTTCGGGGGCGGTCATGAATTGATCGTGCCGCGCCGTCATTATATCGATGGCGCCGAGTATGACTCGCAGCTGGCCTCCTCAGGCGAGCTTTCCAGTGAGGAACATTATCAATATTTCCGGTTCACGATCGAGGCGATGAACGAGGTCTATGCCGACAACCGCTATTGCCGCTATGTGGCGGTCTATCAGAACTGGCGCAAGGAGGCGGGTGCCTCGTTCGATCATCTGCATACCCAAATCGTCGGTCTGGATGAATGGGGAGTCTCTCTGGAGCGCGAACTCAAGCTGATGGTCACCAACCGCAACATGTACAATGAATATGCCGCCAATTTTGCGGCGCTCAACAACAATGTCATCTGTGAAAACGATTATGCGATGGCCTTTGTCGATCTCGGCCATCGCTATCCGACGATCGCGATTTATTCGAAGAGCGTCAATTGCCGTCCGCGCGAGCATACACCTGAGGAGCTGCGCGGGGTAAGCGACCTGGTGCACGCCATTCATGCGGCGACAGGTTCGCAGATCTCGTGCAATGAAGAGTGGTATTATATGCCTAACGACAGCATTACCCCGATTCCGTGGCATATCTTGATCAAATGGCGGGTCAATATCCCGGCGGGTTTTGAGGGGGGAACCAAGATCTATGTCAATCCGATGTCGCTGAGCGAACTGCGCGACAAATTGGTGCCGCGGCTTTTCGAGCTGCGGGGACAGGGCAGACTGGGGTGGCTCAAGATCGCCGAGGAGTGCCCGGTCAAACCCAATTCCTTGAAGTACTATCAGCGGACAGTCGAATAG